Proteins encoded by one window of Calidithermus timidus DSM 17022:
- a CDS encoding ABC transporter permease: protein MFAYTLRRLLDLVLVLFGVSVLVFLMIRLIPGDAVQIMLGANTEITPDRLEALREKLGLNKPLLAQYWDWLTGVLRGDLGQSVWTGAPIREEIFARLPLTLELTVLSLAFGVLLSIPIGVLSAYWRNSMGEYLVRLVAIAGVTVPSFWLGTLFIYLSFKLWPGFPAIGYVPLAEDPVGHFQRLLFPVLALSLPLLAGLSRLLRSTLLDILGQDYIRTARSKGLSERIVMYKHALRNALIPLVTVVGIQAGYLFGGAIVVEQVFALPGMGRLIVGAINERNYPLVQGTILLVTAGFVFINLLVDLAYAYLDPRVEYA from the coding sequence ATGTTTGCCTATACCCTTCGTCGTCTTTTAGATCTCGTGCTGGTGCTCTTCGGGGTCTCGGTGCTGGTGTTCTTGATGATCCGGCTGATCCCCGGCGACGCGGTGCAGATCATGCTGGGGGCCAACACCGAGATCACCCCAGACCGCCTGGAGGCCCTGCGCGAGAAGCTGGGATTGAACAAGCCCCTGCTGGCGCAGTACTGGGACTGGCTCACCGGGGTGTTGCGGGGTGACCTAGGGCAGAGCGTGTGGACGGGAGCCCCCATCCGCGAGGAAATCTTTGCCCGGCTGCCGCTGACGCTCGAGCTGACGGTGCTTTCGTTGGCCTTTGGGGTCTTGCTCTCTATTCCCATTGGGGTTCTGAGCGCTTACTGGCGCAACTCCATGGGGGAGTACCTGGTGCGGTTGGTGGCTATCGCGGGCGTGACGGTGCCGTCGTTCTGGTTGGGAACGCTGTTCATCTACCTCTCCTTCAAGCTGTGGCCCGGTTTTCCCGCCATCGGTTATGTGCCGCTGGCCGAGGATCCCGTGGGACATTTCCAGAGACTTCTTTTCCCCGTACTGGCCCTCAGCCTGCCGCTTTTGGCGGGGCTCTCGCGGCTGCTGCGCTCGACCCTGCTGGACATTTTGGGCCAGGATTACATCCGTACCGCTCGATCCAAGGGACTCTCCGAGCGGATCGTTATGTACAAGCACGCCCTGCGCAACGCGCTCATTCCGCTGGTCACGGTCGTGGGCATTCAGGCGGGCTACCTCTTTGGTGGGGCTATCGTCGTCGAGCAGGTTTTCGCCCTGCCGGGCATGGGCCGCCTGATCGTGGGGGCCATTAACGAGCGCAATTATCCGCTGGTGCAGGGCACCATTTTGCTGGTCACGGCGGGCTTTGTGTTCATCAACCTGCTCGTAGACCTGGCTTACGCCTACCTCGACCCCCGTGTGGAGTACGCATGA
- a CDS encoding ABC transporter substrate-binding protein, with translation MRRMGWLFLAVLIGSLAWAQTPMRGGTLQIAVDSSPAGLDPHVATAFATFVVIGNIYEGLTEVDEGLRVRPALAESWKVSPDGLTYTFKLRSGVIFHNGQAFDAKDVVASFNRVRDPKTGSPLASRFNLVKEVRANGPQEVVFELSQPFSPFLSELAGLSIVPSEYVAGGGDLQRRAVGTGPFQFKEWVPDTYIQLERNPRYWRQGRPYLDALRFNIVPDAATRQIGISSGTYHFLPNIDPSLAVTLRNAPGVRLYQTQDLAYSLVGMNVSRKPFDNPKVREALNYAIDRRALVQAVYFGNGVPGGPLSPALKGWASPTSAFPCYNTNPAKARELLRQAGYPGGVDFTILTLGSVKTVVDAAQVLQAQLAAAGFRAKIEILELGKFVQEWRNSNFDAFASLNGGSADPDGYLYRTFSTGGSTNVFKYSDARVDQLLNQGRIATTLDARRRIYAELQVKLACQGPIAHLVYGTLFSAAREGVQGFKPVPTRSLLYLRDTWLAR, from the coding sequence ATGCGGCGAATGGGATGGCTCTTTCTGGCGGTACTGATCGGATCTCTGGCCTGGGCGCAGACCCCGATGCGGGGGGGCACCTTACAGATCGCGGTGGATTCTTCCCCGGCGGGCCTCGACCCCCACGTGGCGACGGCCTTCGCCACCTTCGTGGTGATCGGCAACATCTACGAGGGGCTCACCGAGGTGGACGAGGGCCTGCGGGTGCGCCCGGCGCTGGCCGAGTCCTGGAAGGTGAGCCCCGACGGGCTGACCTACACCTTCAAGCTGCGCTCCGGGGTGATCTTCCACAACGGCCAGGCCTTCGACGCCAAAGACGTGGTGGCGAGCTTCAACCGCGTGCGTGACCCCAAGACCGGCTCGCCCCTCGCCAGCCGCTTCAACCTGGTCAAGGAGGTCCGGGCCAACGGCCCGCAGGAGGTGGTCTTCGAGCTCTCCCAGCCCTTCTCTCCCTTCCTCAGCGAGCTGGCCGGGCTTTCCATCGTGCCTTCGGAGTACGTCGCGGGCGGGGGCGACCTGCAGCGTCGGGCGGTGGGCACCGGGCCCTTCCAGTTCAAGGAGTGGGTGCCCGACACCTACATCCAGCTCGAGCGTAACCCGCGCTACTGGCGCCAGGGCCGGCCTTACCTCGACGCCCTGCGCTTTAACATCGTCCCCGACGCGGCCACGCGCCAGATCGGGATCTCCAGCGGCACCTACCACTTCCTGCCCAACATCGACCCCTCGCTGGCCGTGACCCTCAGGAACGCCCCTGGGGTTAGGCTCTACCAGACCCAGGACCTGGCCTACAGCCTGGTGGGGATGAACGTCAGCCGCAAGCCCTTTGATAACCCCAAGGTGCGCGAGGCCCTCAACTACGCCATCGACCGCAGGGCGCTGGTGCAGGCGGTGTACTTTGGCAACGGGGTTCCCGGTGGGCCGCTCTCGCCGGCTCTCAAGGGCTGGGCCTCGCCCACCTCGGCTTTCCCCTGCTACAACACCAACCCAGCCAAAGCCCGTGAGCTACTGCGCCAGGCCGGTTACCCTGGCGGGGTGGACTTCACCATCCTGACGCTGGGCTCAGTCAAGACCGTGGTGGACGCGGCCCAGGTCCTGCAAGCTCAGCTCGCCGCCGCCGGCTTCCGTGCCAAGATCGAGATTCTCGAGCTCGGCAAGTTCGTGCAGGAGTGGCGCAACTCCAACTTCGACGCCTTCGCCTCGCTCAACGGCGGCAGCGCCGACCCCGATGGCTACCTCTACCGCACCTTCTCCACCGGCGGTTCGACCAACGTCTTCAAGTACTCCGACGCCCGCGTGGACCAATTGCTCAACCAGGGCCGCATCGCCACCACCCTCGATGCCCGGCGGAGGATCTACGCGGAGTTGCAGGTGAAGCTGGCCTGCCAGGGGCCCATCGCCCACCTGGTCTACGGCACCCTCTTCTCGGCGGCCCGCGAGGGGGTGCAGGGCTTCAAGCCCGTCCCCACCCGCTCCTTGCTGTACCTGCGCGACACCTGGCTGGCACGGTGA
- a CDS encoding GntR family transcriptional regulator, with protein sequence MKLHLDGSSHTPLYLQLEAALRERLASGEWRSGQALPPERELAQQLGVSRITLRRALERLEDEGLLIRRQGSGTYVSQRVEQTLTALTGFSQDMAARGLKASSRWLQRGIFRATPEEALAFGLSPTAEVSRLERLRLTEGEPMALELAALPVRYLPDPQAVEDSLYAYLDLHGLRPVRALQRLRAVAALPRVAELLAIRPGDPVLYIERLTYLPDGSVLEFTRSHYRGDRYDFVAELKGGK encoded by the coding sequence ATGAAGTTGCACCTGGATGGCTCCTCGCACACGCCCCTGTACCTCCAGCTCGAGGCCGCCCTGCGTGAGCGCCTGGCTTCGGGGGAGTGGCGCTCGGGACAGGCCCTACCGCCCGAGCGGGAGCTAGCCCAACAGCTCGGGGTCTCGCGCATCACCCTGCGGCGGGCGCTCGAGCGCTTAGAGGACGAGGGCTTGCTCATCCGCCGTCAGGGCAGCGGCACCTACGTCAGCCAGCGGGTCGAGCAGACCCTCACCGCCCTCACCGGCTTCAGCCAGGACATGGCGGCCAGGGGGCTCAAGGCCAGCAGTCGTTGGCTTCAGCGGGGCATCTTCCGCGCCACTCCCGAGGAAGCCCTGGCCTTCGGCCTCTCCCCTACCGCCGAGGTCAGCCGCCTGGAGCGCCTGCGCCTGACCGAAGGCGAGCCCATGGCCCTCGAGCTCGCCGCCCTCCCCGTGCGCTACCTGCCCGACCCCCAAGCCGTGGAGGATTCGCTCTACGCCTACCTCGACCTGCACGGGCTGCGCCCGGTGCGGGCCCTCCAGCGCCTGCGGGCGGTAGCCGCCCTCCCCCGCGTGGCCGAACTCCTGGCCATCCGCCCCGGCGACCCCGTGCTCTACATCGAGCGCCTGACCTATCTCCCCGACGGCAGCGTGCTCGAGTTCACCCGCAGCCATTACCGCGGCGACCGCTACGACTTCGTGGCCGAGCTCAAAGGGGGCAAGTGA
- a CDS encoding anhydro-N-acetylmuramic acid kinase, translating to MRVLGLMSGTSVDGVDLVLAELDGRPPRLEWRVLEHREALFPAGLRERLLRALRGESLTRELALLHHDLGRFYAEAATPFAGRAQLAAIHGQTLWHEPPQATLQIGEAAYLVEALGVPVAADFRPSDLALGGEAAPLVPYPDLLLYGEAGVRRAIHNIGGISNLTYLSGLEPSGVLAFDTGPGNCLIDEAASWVGLSHDPGGKLAQKGKINEEKLWAWLAHPYFRRPPPKSTGREIWRLDQLETEGFTPPDLLATLTELTARSIAQAYERFVLPHGLDEVWVAGGGAYNQTLMRRLRELLPVPIYTFEERGHNSKVREALAFAVLGYLRFLGLPNVLPQVTGAKAAAVAGKLLVPGVR from the coding sequence GTGAGGGTCCTGGGCCTGATGTCGGGCACCTCGGTAGACGGGGTGGACCTGGTGCTGGCCGAGCTCGACGGGCGCCCTCCCCGCCTGGAGTGGAGGGTGCTCGAGCACCGCGAGGCTCTCTTCCCCGCCGGGCTGCGCGAACGGCTGCTGAGGGCTTTGCGCGGCGAGAGCCTGACCCGCGAGCTGGCCCTGCTGCACCACGACCTAGGCCGCTTCTACGCCGAGGCCGCGACCCCCTTCGCCGGGAGAGCCCAGCTCGCCGCCATCCACGGCCAGACCCTGTGGCACGAGCCCCCGCAAGCCACCTTGCAGATTGGGGAGGCGGCCTACCTGGTCGAGGCGCTGGGGGTTCCGGTAGCCGCCGACTTCCGCCCCTCCGACCTGGCTTTGGGCGGCGAGGCGGCCCCGCTGGTGCCCTACCCCGACCTGCTGCTCTACGGCGAGGCGGGCGTGCGGCGGGCCATCCACAACATCGGCGGCATCTCTAACCTGACCTACCTGAGTGGCCTCGAGCCCTCCGGCGTGCTGGCCTTCGACACCGGCCCTGGCAACTGCCTGATCGACGAGGCGGCGAGCTGGGTGGGCCTGAGCCACGACCCCGGCGGCAAGCTGGCCCAGAAGGGAAAAATCAACGAGGAAAAGCTCTGGGCCTGGCTGGCCCACCCCTATTTCCGGCGCCCCCCGCCCAAGTCCACCGGGCGGGAGATCTGGCGGCTGGACCAGCTCGAGACCGAGGGCTTCACCCCCCCCGACCTGCTGGCCACCCTGACCGAACTCACCGCCCGGAGCATCGCCCAGGCCTATGAGCGCTTCGTACTGCCGCACGGCCTCGACGAGGTCTGGGTCGCCGGGGGTGGCGCCTACAACCAGACCCTCATGCGCCGCCTGCGCGAACTCCTGCCTGTGCCCATCTACACCTTCGAGGAGCGTGGCCACAATTCCAAGGTGCGCGAAGCCCTGGCCTTCGCCGTCCTGGGCTACCTGCGCTTTTTGGGCCTGCCCAACGTGCTGCCTCAGGTCACGGGGGCCAAGGCCGCCGCCGTCGCGGGCAAGCTGCTAGTGCCGGGGGTGAGGTAG
- a CDS encoding TetR/AcrR family transcriptional regulator, producing MPSLRERQKLRRRERIYRTAVNLFRERGFHQTSASEIAKAAHVSRGTFFNYYPYKEAVLLDYGAALLEELRLKARDELANGDPPLDVLRRLWERLAETSENERELLSPLAYELLNPDPARARAAFEALPLGALVGEILKPLLESGQLRKDQSLERIARSIADVYLLAALRWAAYTPNRRLKDEMMKFLELMLEGVLAR from the coding sequence ATGCCAAGCCTGCGCGAACGGCAAAAACTTCGCCGCCGCGAGCGAATCTACCGTACGGCGGTCAATCTCTTCCGCGAACGCGGTTTCCACCAAACCAGCGCTTCCGAGATTGCCAAGGCCGCGCACGTCTCGAGGGGCACCTTCTTCAACTACTACCCGTACAAGGAAGCGGTGCTGCTCGACTACGGCGCGGCCTTGCTGGAAGAGCTGCGCCTGAAGGCCCGCGACGAGCTCGCCAACGGTGATCCGCCCCTGGACGTGCTGCGCCGCCTGTGGGAGAGGTTGGCCGAAACCAGCGAGAACGAGCGCGAGCTGCTCTCGCCGTTGGCCTACGAGCTGCTCAACCCCGATCCCGCGCGGGCTCGAGCCGCCTTTGAGGCGCTACCTCTGGGGGCGCTGGTGGGCGAGATCCTCAAACCGCTGCTGGAGTCGGGTCAGTTGCGCAAGGACCAGTCCTTAGAGCGCATCGCCCGCTCCATCGCCGACGTCTACCTGCTGGCCGCGCTGCGCTGGGCGGCCTATACCCCCAACCGCCGCCTCAAAGACGAGATGATGAAGTTCCTCGAGCTCATGCTCGAAGGCGTTCTGGCCCGATAG
- a CDS encoding methylated-DNA--[protein]-cysteine S-methyltransferase, whose protein sequence is MFSRLIPTPLGPLYAEASERGLTSVRLLVLAEGFPERSNALLERLAAEVGRYFGGEGETFLDMPLDYRGLSPERIALYERVRHIPFGNTTSYAALGRELALSPRAVGAGMRACPFFLVVPAQRVIHADGRLGGFMGAEGIKLRLLVHEGLEANRFR, encoded by the coding sequence ATGTTCTCCCGGCTCATCCCCACCCCACTCGGCCCGCTCTACGCCGAAGCCAGCGAGCGGGGCCTGACTTCGGTGCGGCTGCTGGTGCTGGCGGAGGGCTTTCCTGAGCGCAGCAATGCGCTGCTCGAGCGCCTGGCCGCCGAAGTCGGGCGCTACTTCGGGGGCGAAGGCGAGACATTCCTCGACATGCCCCTCGACTACCGCGGCCTCTCCCCCGAACGCATCGCCCTCTACGAACGCGTGCGGCACATCCCCTTCGGCAACACCACCAGCTACGCGGCCCTGGGGCGCGAGCTGGCCCTCTCACCCAGGGCGGTAGGGGCCGGAATGCGGGCCTGTCCCTTCTTCCTGGTGGTTCCCGCTCAGCGGGTCATCCACGCCGACGGGCGGCTGGGCGGCTTCATGGGCGCCGAGGGCATCAAGCTGCGGCTGCTGGTGCACGAGGGCCTCGAGGCCAACCGGTTCAGGTAG
- a CDS encoding site-2 protease family protein: MFQRAIRLPFRLLGIPISLDLSFLIVLPFFAFLIGSQLPEYLRLLGLEPQPALTEGLVPYLLGLLAALSLFASVLIHELGHALAARGYGVQTREITLWLLGGVAQLERIPRARGAEAVIAIVGPLVSLGLAGLFTLLRNLLPAEGGLAFVLGYLGVVNLSLALFNLLPALPLDGGRVLRGVLALYRPYLVATRTAAAVSRFLAFGLGLLGLLVGNLFMALVALFVYMAASAEAEQAVFSQALEGLRVRDLMTRSVSTVVPTLSVAGLLEKMISERHVGYPVVADGRLLGMVSLEDLQGASPDAPVSERMRPPQTIGEYAGALEALQRMAEQGFARMVVIDQAGNLVGILSKTDLLRVLQLRAAQMSMTDPRE; this comes from the coding sequence ATGTTCCAAAGGGCCATCCGCCTTCCTTTTCGGCTGCTGGGCATCCCGATTTCGCTGGACCTGAGCTTTCTCATCGTGCTGCCTTTTTTCGCCTTCTTGATCGGGAGCCAGCTTCCTGAGTACCTGCGCCTGTTGGGGCTCGAGCCCCAGCCCGCTTTGACCGAGGGGCTCGTGCCCTATCTACTGGGCCTGCTCGCGGCGCTGAGCCTGTTCGCCAGCGTGCTGATTCACGAGCTGGGTCACGCCCTCGCGGCGAGGGGCTACGGGGTGCAGACCCGCGAGATCACCCTCTGGCTGCTGGGCGGGGTCGCGCAGCTCGAGCGCATCCCCCGGGCCCGCGGCGCCGAGGCCGTCATCGCCATCGTGGGCCCGCTGGTGAGTCTGGGCCTGGCCGGACTTTTCACCCTGCTGCGCAACCTACTGCCGGCGGAAGGGGGCCTGGCCTTTGTGTTGGGCTACCTGGGCGTGGTGAACCTGAGCCTGGCCCTGTTCAACCTCCTCCCGGCCCTGCCGCTGGACGGGGGGAGGGTGTTGCGCGGCGTGCTCGCGCTCTACCGCCCTTACCTCGTCGCCACCCGCACCGCTGCCGCCGTCAGCCGCTTCCTGGCTTTCGGCTTGGGCCTGCTGGGCTTGCTGGTGGGCAACCTCTTCATGGCCTTGGTCGCGCTGTTCGTCTACATGGCCGCCAGCGCCGAGGCCGAGCAGGCGGTGTTCAGCCAGGCCCTGGAGGGGCTGCGGGTGCGCGATTTGATGACCCGAAGCGTCAGCACGGTCGTTCCCACGCTAAGCGTGGCCGGGCTGCTGGAGAAGATGATCTCCGAGCGCCACGTGGGCTACCCGGTGGTGGCCGATGGACGGCTGCTGGGCATGGTCAGCCTGGAGGACTTGCAGGGGGCTTCTCCGGATGCGCCGGTGAGTGAGCGAATGCGCCCACCCCAGACGATTGGCGAATACGCGGGGGCGCTCGAGGCCCTGCAGCGCATGGCCGAGCAGGGCTTTGCCCGCATGGTGGTGATCGACCAGGCCGGAAACCTGGTGGGTATCCTCAGCAAGACCGATCTGCTGAGGGTATTGCAGTTGCGCGCGGCCCAAATGAGCATGACAGACCCGCGTGAATAG
- a CDS encoding PAS domain S-box protein translates to MARILVVADDEASLSFVRQSLEGLEVGLLHAENPEALEQALRAGAFELAITQCNLAFGSGLEVLRRVKERFPAVPVLLLISPDLEQVALEAMQQELDDYVIAEPTGLPRLRVLVKKALERKHQWDLFEAMPVGLYRSSPDGRILEANAALCAMLGYSREELLGLSAQALYFESEERKALLRDLDPSSLSGTHRLRLRRKDGKVIWAEGYARVVRDSQGQVRYLEGSLVDISEHARLEERFRALVENTSDLIYLVDENGTMLYVSPNVRQVLGYDPEGYLRERMSVLEFTHPEDLPYAKASLEDLVHHPGQTREYRLRILDASGGVRHARIWGRNLLHDPAVRGIVLNVRDMTEEDRLRLSLEHERSRFKAIVETLSGVVFQMVPLPGQPGRPVYVSPQAHTVLGHPPEALLEDPSLWWDNIHPEDLASLPKDAHAPGEVRVLRYRYRHGKSGEWVWIQEHLVADPEGEFLTGYAYDATAEIEAQRALAEQEALFRTLSETAPALILLWQDDRLVFANLEAERVTGYSLEELKSRPLWDFVHPLDRESVRTRGQARLRGEAVERRYRFRIQSKSGETRWLDYSASSLDFGGRPAVLGVGFDITEAQEHQLDLEAVARLAEALRRSDELKQMLEAALDETLALLNTSVGSLLLYDPESHSLEEVASRGWLAPIPTPPVAQEGSLTGRALLQGVPYVSREFATDPRLRPAIRHLVPPGWGGVVLPLRAGSWRVGALTLAVAHPRELTAHELKRLELIGEVIGNAVRRASLRRKLETRVGQLEALRAIDQAISASLDLHLALEVFCEQLMRLPLDAASLLLYRKEGHTLELIKARGFRTPPSEMRRLSIPLGQGHTGRAALERQPVAVDDLTHDPGFAPEFMLREGFVAMRALPLLSKGELLGVLVAFTRRPWDLSSEEEEFLEALTTQGSIAIENSRLFEGLQRAKQELELAYDLTLLGWAQAMELRDQETAGHTQRVTELTLKLARQMGLPEEDLEHLRRGAILHDVGKLGVPDAVLLKPGPLNAEEWALMRKHPTLAYQWLSGVPFLRKALAIPYAHHERWDGSGYPRGLKGEAIPLEARIFAVADVYDALTSERPYRGAWPREKALEYIREQSGSHFDPEVVAAFLELMRAEEPGER, encoded by the coding sequence ATGGCGCGCATCCTCGTCGTCGCAGACGACGAAGCCAGCCTTTCGTTCGTCCGGCAGAGCCTCGAGGGGCTGGAGGTCGGGTTGCTCCATGCCGAGAACCCGGAGGCGCTGGAGCAGGCGCTGAGGGCGGGCGCTTTTGAGCTGGCGATCACCCAGTGCAATCTGGCTTTTGGCAGCGGCCTCGAGGTACTGCGCCGGGTGAAGGAGCGTTTTCCCGCGGTTCCGGTCCTCTTGCTCATTTCCCCCGACTTGGAGCAAGTCGCGCTCGAGGCCATGCAGCAAGAGCTGGACGACTACGTGATCGCAGAGCCCACAGGGCTTCCCCGCCTGCGGGTCTTGGTGAAAAAAGCCCTTGAGCGCAAACACCAGTGGGATCTCTTCGAGGCCATGCCGGTGGGGCTCTACCGCTCGAGCCCGGACGGGCGCATCCTCGAGGCCAATGCCGCCCTGTGCGCCATGCTGGGCTACAGCCGAGAGGAGCTTTTGGGCCTGAGTGCGCAAGCACTGTACTTCGAAAGTGAAGAGCGCAAGGCGCTGCTGAGGGACCTCGATCCTTCCAGCTTGTCCGGAACCCACCGCCTCCGCCTGCGGCGCAAGGACGGAAAGGTCATCTGGGCGGAGGGGTACGCTCGGGTGGTGCGGGATAGCCAGGGCCAGGTGCGCTACCTCGAGGGCAGCCTGGTGGACATCAGTGAACACGCCCGGCTGGAGGAGCGCTTCCGGGCCCTGGTGGAGAACACCTCCGACCTCATCTACCTGGTGGACGAAAACGGCACCATGCTCTACGTCAGCCCCAACGTGCGGCAGGTACTGGGCTACGACCCCGAGGGCTATTTACGCGAGCGAATGAGCGTGCTCGAGTTCACCCACCCCGAAGACCTCCCTTACGCCAAAGCCTCCCTGGAGGACCTCGTGCACCACCCCGGCCAGACGCGGGAGTACCGCCTGCGCATCTTGGACGCCTCCGGAGGGGTGCGCCACGCGCGCATCTGGGGTCGCAACCTGCTGCACGACCCCGCGGTGCGGGGCATCGTGCTCAACGTGCGCGATATGACCGAGGAGGACCGGCTGCGGCTCTCGCTCGAGCACGAGCGCAGCCGCTTCAAGGCCATCGTGGAAACCCTTTCGGGGGTGGTGTTCCAGATGGTGCCCCTGCCGGGACAGCCCGGCCGCCCGGTCTACGTCAGCCCCCAAGCCCACACCGTCCTGGGTCACCCCCCCGAGGCCCTGCTCGAGGACCCCTCCTTGTGGTGGGACAACATCCACCCCGAGGACCTGGCCAGCCTGCCCAAAGACGCCCATGCCCCCGGCGAGGTGCGGGTGCTGCGCTATCGCTACCGCCACGGCAAGAGCGGGGAGTGGGTCTGGATCCAGGAGCACCTGGTCGCCGACCCGGAGGGCGAGTTCCTCACCGGCTACGCCTACGATGCCACCGCCGAGATTGAAGCCCAGCGGGCCCTGGCCGAGCAGGAAGCCCTCTTCCGCACCCTCTCCGAGACCGCCCCCGCCCTCATCCTCTTGTGGCAGGACGACCGCCTGGTCTTCGCCAACCTCGAGGCCGAGCGGGTCACGGGCTACTCGTTGGAGGAGCTCAAAAGTCGCCCCTTGTGGGACTTCGTACATCCCCTCGACCGAGAGAGTGTCCGAACGCGTGGTCAGGCCCGGCTGAGGGGCGAGGCGGTAGAGCGCCGCTACCGCTTCCGCATCCAAAGCAAGAGCGGCGAGACGCGCTGGCTAGACTATTCGGCATCCAGCCTAGACTTCGGGGGCCGCCCGGCGGTCTTGGGGGTGGGTTTTGACATCACCGAGGCCCAGGAGCACCAGCTCGACCTCGAGGCCGTGGCCCGCCTCGCCGAGGCCCTGCGCCGCTCCGACGAGCTCAAGCAGATGCTCGAGGCCGCCCTGGACGAGACCCTAGCCCTTCTAAACACCTCCGTGGGCAGCCTGCTGCTCTACGACCCCGAGAGTCATTCCCTCGAGGAGGTAGCCAGCCGGGGCTGGCTGGCCCCCATCCCCACCCCACCCGTCGCCCAAGAGGGTAGCCTCACCGGCCGGGCACTGCTGCAGGGGGTGCCCTACGTCAGCCGCGAGTTCGCCACCGACCCCCGGCTGCGCCCGGCCATCCGCCACCTGGTACCCCCAGGCTGGGGCGGCGTGGTGCTGCCCCTGCGGGCGGGAAGCTGGCGCGTGGGGGCGCTCACCCTGGCCGTGGCCCACCCTCGCGAGCTCACCGCACACGAGCTCAAGCGCCTGGAGCTCATCGGCGAGGTCATCGGCAACGCGGTGCGCCGGGCCTCGCTGCGACGCAAGCTCGAAACCCGCGTGGGCCAGCTCGAGGCCCTACGCGCCATCGACCAGGCCATCAGCGCCAGCTTGGACCTGCACCTGGCCCTAGAGGTCTTCTGTGAGCAGCTCATGCGCCTGCCCCTGGATGCAGCCTCGCTGCTGCTGTACCGCAAGGAAGGCCACACGCTCGAGCTCATCAAGGCCCGCGGTTTCCGCACCCCTCCTTCGGAGATGCGCCGCCTTAGCATCCCGCTGGGCCAGGGGCATACCGGCCGCGCTGCTTTGGAACGGCAGCCGGTAGCGGTGGACGACCTCACCCACGACCCCGGCTTCGCTCCCGAGTTCATGCTGCGCGAGGGCTTCGTGGCCATGCGGGCCTTGCCCCTGCTGTCCAAGGGGGAGCTTTTGGGGGTGCTGGTGGCCTTCACCCGCCGTCCCTGGGACCTCTCGAGCGAGGAAGAGGAGTTTCTGGAGGCGCTGACCACGCAAGGGAGCATCGCCATCGAGAACAGCCGCCTCTTCGAGGGTTTGCAGCGAGCCAAGCAGGAGCTGGAGTTGGCCTACGACCTCACCCTTCTGGGCTGGGCCCAAGCGATGGAGCTGCGCGACCAAGAAACCGCCGGTCACACCCAGCGCGTCACCGAACTGACGCTGAAGCTGGCAAGGCAGATGGGCTTGCCGGAGGAGGATCTCGAGCACTTGCGGCGCGGGGCCATCCTGCACGACGTGGGCAAGCTGGGCGTCCCCGACGCGGTACTGCTCAAGCCGGGGCCGCTCAACGCGGAGGAGTGGGCGCTCATGCGCAAGCACCCCACCCTCGCCTACCAGTGGCTCTCCGGCGTTCCCTTCCTGCGCAAGGCCCTGGCCATCCCCTACGCCCACCACGAGCGCTGGGACGGCTCGGGCTACCCGCGGGGCTTGAAGGGCGAGGCCATTCCCCTGGAAGCGCGCATCTTCGCGGTGGCCGACGTCTACGACGCGCTCACCTCCGAGCGACCCTACCGCGGAGCCTGGCCGAGAGAGAAGGCCCTGGAGTACATCCGCGAGCAGAGCGGAAGCCACTTCGACCCGGAGGTGGTGGCAGCCTTCCTCGAGCTCATGCGCGCCGAGGAGCCGGGGGAGCGATGA